The genome window CGAGGCAGCCTGCGCGGTGTCCGGCGACCCGCAGCGCCGGATCGCGATCGTGCTGGACGACGAGGTGATCTCGTCACCGCAGGTGGATCCGTCGGTGGCCTGCGGCGTCGGGATGACCGGCAGCAGCACCCAGATCACCGGCCGGTTCACCGCCGAGCAGGCGCAGGACCTGGCCGTGCTGATCAAGGGCGGTGCCCTGCCGGTGCCGGTCGAGGTGATCGAGCAGCGCACCGTCGGCCCGACGCTGGGTGCGGACGCGATCGACGCCTCGATCCGGGCGGCGGTCATCGGCCTGATCCTCACCGGCCTGTTCATCACGCTGGTCTACCGGGTGGTGGGGTTCCTCGCGACGCTGGCGCTGGCCGGCTACGCACTGATCTCGTACGCCTTCCTGGTGCTGCTCGGCGCCACCCTCACCCTGCCCGGCCTGGCCGGTTTCGTGCTGGCCATCGGCATGGCGATCGACGCCAACGTGCTGGTGTTCGAGCGGGCCCGGGAGGAGTTCGCCTCGGTGCCCCCGCAACGGCGCACGGCCCGGGGCGGGCTGGCCGGGGCGCTGAAGACCGGCTTCGACAAGGCCTGGACCGCGATCATCGACACCAACGTCACCACGTTGCTGGCGGCGGGCCTGCTGTTCGGCCTGGCCTCCGGACCGGTGCGCGGGTTCGGGGTGACGCTGTCGGTGGGTGTGGTGGCCTCGATGGTGTCCGCGCTGATCGTGGCCCGGGTGCTCACCGAGTGGGCGGTGCGGCGCAGCTTCGTGCGCGGCCGTCCCCGGGTCTCCGGGCTGGCGGGCAACGGCCGGCTGCGCCGGTGGCTGGCGGCCAGCGGACCCGACCTGATGCGCAGAAGTCGCATCTGGCTGGGCATCTCGGCCGCGATCGTGATGGTGTCGGTGGCCGGCATCGTGGTGCGGGGGCTCAACCTCGGCGTCGAGTTCACCGGCGGCCGGCTGCTGACCTTCAGCACCAGCCAGGCGATCACCGCCGACCAGGCGCGAGAAGCGGTCAGCGAGGCCGGTTTCCCGCGGGCCGTGGTGCAGACCTCGTCGCCGACCGGCGGGGCCGCCGAGACCATCAGCGTGCGCACCGAGGAGCTGACCAACGCCCAGGCCCTGACCATCGAGCAGTCCCTGGCCCGGGTCGGCGGCGAGGTGAGCAAGGAGACCGACGAGCTGATCGGGCCGAGCCTGGGCGACGAGCTGCGCACCAAGGCGCTGATCGCGCTCGGTGCGGCGATCCTGGCCCAGATGCTCTATCTCGCCGTCAGATTCCGCTGGACCTTCGGAATAGCCGCTGCTGTGACCATGTTTCACGACGTACTGGTGGTGGTCGGGGTGTTCGCCTGGCTCGGCAAACCGATCGACGGCGTGTTCCTCGCCGCCGCCCTCACCGTGATCGGCCTGAGCGTGAACGACACCGTCGTCGTGTTCGACCGGGTGCGTGAGATGCGCCGGGCCAGGCCCGGCGCGTCGTTCGCCTCGGTGGTGAACAGCGCTGTGCTGCAAACGGTTCCGCGCACCATCAACACCGGCCTCGGGGCCATGTTCATCCTCGCCGCCCTCACCGTGCTGGGTGGCGACTCGCTCACCGACTTCGCCCTGGCCCTGCTCATCGGGCTGGTCGTCGGCACCGCGTCCAGTGTGTTCACCGCCGCCCCGCTGGCGATCGCGCTGGAGCGGTTCTGGCCCGACCGTCCCGATCACACGCCGGAAGCGACCGATCAGGACCAGCGTTCGGAAAGACGCCCGGTGACGCGGACATCCGTCGACCCCTATGCCCACGTCCCCTCCGGTCGCGAGACGTAAGGACTGCCCATGCACCTCGCAGAAACCCTGATGGCCCTCGGCGGCGCGTTCCTCGCCGCCGGCCTGGCCGCCCGCCTGGGCCGCCGCTTCGGCCTGCCCACGATTCCGCTGTTCATGCTCGCCGGGCTGCTGCTCGGCCCCAACACCCCGGGCCTGGCGCTGGTCGAGGACCCGACCGAGTTCGCCCTGCTGTCCTCGCTCGGCCTGATCCTGCTGCTGTTCTACCTGGGCCTGGAGTTCCACCTCGACGACCTGATCGGCGGCGGCCGCAGGCTGCTCGCCGCCGGTGGCCTGTACCTGCTGATCAATGTCGGCCTCGGGCTGGGTTTCGGCTTCGCCCTGGGCTGGGGCAGCCGGGAGGCGTTCGTGCTGGCCGGCGTGATCGGCATCTCCAGCTCGGCCATCGTCACCAAGGTGCTCGTCGAGACCGGCCGGCTCGGCCGCCCGGAGAGCAAGCTGGTGCTCGGCATCATCGTGGTGGAAGACGTCTTCCTCGCCCTGTATCTGGCTCTGTTGCAGCCGGTTCTGAGCGACGCCAGCGGTTTCGGCGAGTCCGCCCAGCAGTTCGGCATCGCGTTCGGGTTCCTGGTGGTGCTCACCGCGATCGCCCGCTGGGGAGCCACGCTGGTCGGCCGGCTGGTCGACACCCGCGACGACGAACTGCTGATCGTCACGTTCGTCGGCCTGGCCGTGCTGAGTGCCGGGGTGGCCGAGAAGCTCGGTGTGTCCGACGCGATCGGCGCGTTCATGATCGGGCTGATCCTCGGCTCGGGCAAGGCCGGCGTGCGCATCCAGAAGCTGGTGCACCCGCTGCGTGACGCCTTCGCCGCGCTGTTCTTCTTCACCTTCGGCCTGACCATCGACCCGGGTGACGTGCTCAGCGTGTGGCTCCCGATCTCGATCGCCATCGTGGTCACCGTGGTGGGCAACCTGACCGCCGGTGCG of Kineosporia corallincola contains these proteins:
- a CDS encoding cation:proton antiporter, which codes for MHLAETLMALGGAFLAAGLAARLGRRFGLPTIPLFMLAGLLLGPNTPGLALVEDPTEFALLSSLGLILLLFYLGLEFHLDDLIGGGRRLLAAGGLYLLINVGLGLGFGFALGWGSREAFVLAGVIGISSSAIVTKVLVETGRLGRPESKLVLGIIVVEDVFLALYLALLQPVLSDASGFGESAQQFGIAFGFLVVLTAIARWGATLVGRLVDTRDDELLIVTFVGLAVLSAGVAEKLGVSDAIGAFMIGLILGSGKAGVRIQKLVHPLRDAFAALFFFTFGLTIDPGDVLSVWLPISIAIVVTVVGNLTAGALSSRIYGFGPEKASFVSLTVLARGEFALILASMAAVAGLDPRITAFVAGYVLVLAILGPLAASRSDDFARVLDRALGRWLPEAPVPQPAEETQRGQNARFEGVISGTPGGRD
- the secD gene encoding protein translocase subunit SecD, yielding MRAVPVVRAVVALAVVATSLFVALTMSPRLGLDLRGGTQIVLQASSTDTVEANAEATDRALSVLRNRIDALGVSDPTVTRSGENRIIIELPGVQDPSEAAEVIGRTAQLTFHPVVSAEAQGDLEEGQRRLVDEDGLPLVIGSSVMTGEGVGDAAGLTDPSQGTGWFVTVDFRDAGAQAWRTLTAEAACAVSGDPQRRIAIVLDDEVISSPQVDPSVACGVGMTGSSTQITGRFTAEQAQDLAVLIKGGALPVPVEVIEQRTVGPTLGADAIDASIRAAVIGLILTGLFITLVYRVVGFLATLALAGYALISYAFLVLLGATLTLPGLAGFVLAIGMAIDANVLVFERAREEFASVPPQRRTARGGLAGALKTGFDKAWTAIIDTNVTTLLAAGLLFGLASGPVRGFGVTLSVGVVASMVSALIVARVLTEWAVRRSFVRGRPRVSGLAGNGRLRRWLAASGPDLMRRSRIWLGISAAIVMVSVAGIVVRGLNLGVEFTGGRLLTFSTSQAITADQAREAVSEAGFPRAVVQTSSPTGGAAETISVRTEELTNAQALTIEQSLARVGGEVSKETDELIGPSLGDELRTKALIALGAAILAQMLYLAVRFRWTFGIAAAVTMFHDVLVVVGVFAWLGKPIDGVFLAAALTVIGLSVNDTVVVFDRVREMRRARPGASFASVVNSAVLQTVPRTINTGLGAMFILAALTVLGGDSLTDFALALLIGLVVGTASSVFTAAPLAIALERFWPDRPDHTPEATDQDQRSERRPVTRTSVDPYAHVPSGRET